CTTTGGGAGTCAATTACTTTATACAGTTGATAATCTATTTGGTAAAGGCAGATAGAGCCTTACCGCGAAAGATAAAACCTAATTATTCAGCTCCTGTTTATGAGGAAGTTAAGACTGATAAAGATACTGTAGTTAACAATAAAGATACGGTTATTAAAGATGAGGAGAATAAAAATGAAGAATAAAAGTTTTGCAGCCGGATTAAAAAAATTATTCGGTTTATATAAGGGGCCGGATGAATCTTTTTTTGAAGATTTGGTTGATACTCTGATAGAAGGAGATATAGGAGCTAAGACAGCCCTCGAAATTGAAACCTCTTTAAGAGATTTATGCAAAAAAGAAAAGCTTGCTTCTGAAGATGATGTTTTAACCGGTCTTTATAATATTTTATTACCCTATGTCAAGATAACTTCTTTAGTTCCTGAGAAAGACAAGGTTTCTATTTATCTTGTTCTAGGTGTAAACGGGGTCGGCAAAACAACATCGATAGGAAAGATGGCTCATTATTATAAAGAAAAATACGGTACGCCCATCATTTTGGCCGCCGGAGATACCTTTAGAGCTGCTGCCATAGAGCAATTAAAATTCCATGGAGAAAAAAATGATGTGAGGGTTGTCGCACATCAGCATGGGGGAGACCCGGGGGCTGTCATCTTTGATGCAGGAGATGCAATGGCTTCATCAGGCGGCGGCCTTGTTCTTGCAGATACGGCAGGACGGCTTCACAATAAAGAAAATTTGGTAAGGGAGCTTCAAAAAATAGACAGGATTGCAAAAACAAAGGCTTCCGAAGGCTGCTATAAAAAAATATTGGTATTGGATGCAACTACAGGTCAAAACGGTTTAAGACAGGCCGAAGTTTTCCATGAGGCTATAGGAGTCGATGCTGTCTTTTTAACAAAGTATGATTCTACGGCAAAGGGCGGTGTTGCCGTTACGGCAGGAAAAGAGCTTAACCTTCCCATGCTCTTTGTCGGAACCGGAGAAAAATACGAAAACATATCTCCTTTTTCGGCTGAAAACTATGTAAAGGAATTTATCGGAAAAATATAAATGAGTTTAAAAAAAATATTATATTTTGTTTTTATTTTATACTCTCTTTTTATTTTTGCAGACGGTTCGGAAAATTCTGATGTTCAATCTCCTCCTGTGACAGAAACGGAAAATCAAAATTTGCCTGCAACTGAAAATGCCGATACTACAGTGCCTTCCGGTACAGAAACCGAAAATAAAAATTTATCCGAAAACGAAAAAGATCCGGAGGAATCCGATAAAGGATTTGATTCCATTCAAAGTTCCGGACTTACAACCGGTTTCGGAGACCGATGGTTTTTTGAAGAACTTGATGACAACGGCAGACCTCTTCTTTCCGTTCTATATGAAAAAGATAAACTTATAGAAAAAAAAACATATACCTACACAGACGGTTATCCTGAATCTTGCGAAGTGGTTTTACCTGATAAGCTTATCAAAATAAAATATAATCAAAAAAGAATGGAGACCGAAAAAACTATTTACGATGCGGAAGGCAAAAACGAACTCGAAAAAAATATTTATACTTATAATGAAAATAATTTATTGATAGAATCGTTTTTAAAAAAAGAAGGAACCGAATATATTTCAAAGTATGAATACGGGCCTGAAAATAAACCAAAATCCAAAACCGACTTTGTCAACGGGAATAAAATTTCTTACACGGAATATATGACGGATAAAAAGATAGTTCATTTATTCGAATATGGAAAAGAAGTCGGTGTAATAGAGGAAGAAATATAAAATGAAAAAGAATAATTATGGATGGATTTTTTTTGTTTTAAATAGATTTAATTCAGCAGATACAAAGGGGCGCTCTTCCATCTCTACTCTTTTTTCTGTTTTGGGGATTGCCTTCGGCGTAATGGTCTTGACTGTTGTTTTATCCATAATGAACGGTCTCCAGATGGGATACATAGATACAATTTTACAAGTTAGTTCGGGACATATAAGGTTGTACGGCGAAAAAGAAGATCTAAAAAAAGCCGAAAATTTAGAACTCCATAAGGCTTTTTTTATTTTTCAAGAATCACAAACATTGATGCAGGGAAATTACGGCAAGCAACACGGCGTTTTAATCCGTTCGGTGGAAAAAGATATAATGCAAAAAGACAAAGGACTTGCCTCTGCCTTAAAAATAACTTCCGGTTCTTTTAATATCTTAGAAAAAGATTCTGTGATTTTGGGTTACGAGTTGGCCCGCCAGCTCGGTGTAAAGGTTGGCGATAATGTAAATATTATAGCCGTGTCAGGTTCATCCGAAACAAGCCTTTTTCCTGAAAATCAAGATTTAATTGTTACGGGTGTTTTTAAAACGGGATATTATGAGGTAGACTCTTCCTTTGCCTTTATGTCTTTAGAAAACGGAGAAAACTTATTCGGAAAAGAGTCGAAGCTCTATGCCTCCGTCAAACTACAAAACCAAAACAATGATGCAGCCTATATATCTTCCCTAAATGCTTCATCCATTAATTTAAAAGCGGAATCATGGCGTACTTATAATCATGCTTTTTTCGGAGCACTTAGAATAGAAAAAAATATGATGATGCTTTTGGTGATTTTAATTTTTTTGGTTGTGTCGGTTAATATTTATAACGGAATGCGGCGTTCAATTTATGAGAGGAGGGAAGAAATTTCCGTTCTTGCTTCTCTTGGTGCTTACTCCAAACATATACAGGTTCTTTTTATTGCAAACGGTTTTACAATAGGCTTGATAGGTGCAAGTGCCGGTCTTTTATTGGGACTTTTGCTCTCGGTTCAAATAAATTCTATTTTTAATTTAATAGAAAATATAGTAAATTCGGTTTTGAATTTTGTGTCAATATTGTTTCAAAATTCATCCGATGCGGATTTTGCTGTTTTTAGTCCGGTCTATTTTTATATGGAAACCGTTCCGGTTAGAATATTTTTTAATGAAATTTTATTGATTTTTTTGTTCGGCATTTTTTCCTCATCCGCTGCGGCTATGATAGCTGCGAGACGGATATTGAAATTGAAGCCGGCGGAGGTATTACGCTATGAGTAAGGATATAGTTTTAATTTCCGGTTTAACCAAAACATTTTCTTCGGCAAGTGAAAAACTTGTAATATTCGATAAACTGAATTTTTCCATTAAAGAAGGAAAAAAGATTTCTATTACCGGAGAATCAGGTTCGGGTAAAAGTACCTTTTTAAATATACTGGGCGGTCTTGAATCGGCAGACAGCGGTGAGATTATTGCAGGTTCTTATAAGGTTCATTCGCTTGATGAAAAATCTCTCACCGAATATCGAAGCTCCTTTTTAGGTTTGGTGTTTCAATTTCATTATCTGTTAAAAGATTTTACGGCTCTTGAAAACGTAATGCTTCCCGCCCTTATTGCAGGAAGATCAAAAAAAGAAATAAAAGAAAAGGCTCTCTCCCTTTTGGAGGATGTAAAATTAGCCGAACGGAAAAATCATTTTCCGTCTCAGCTGTCGGGAGGAGAAAGACAGAGGGTTGCTGTTGCCCGCTCTTTGATAAACAGTCCCTCTCTTATTCTTGCTGATGAACCTACGGGAAACTTAGACCCTGCCAATGCCGAAACTGTTCAAAATCTTTTATTTTCAGTAGTAGATAAACACAAAAAGACCTTGGTTCTTGTTACCCATGATCAAAATATCGCCTCAATGACGGATATTTCTTATAAACTTTATAAGGGTAATTTGGAAGAAGTATGAAAAATTTAGTCTTTATAAAAATGGCATTTAGATTTTTAGGTATAGGTTCGGGAAAGACGGTTTCCAATGCCCGTAAAAGTTTATTCGGTGCCGTTTTAGGGATAGGCATAAGTATAGTTCCCCTTATTGTAGTTTTGGTTGTCTCTGACGGTATGATTCAAGGAATAACTTCCCGCACAATCGAGCTTGGAACGGGACATCTGCAAGCTATAAATATGAGGTCGATATCAAGCTATAAAAATGCCGAAACAGAAAAAAATATCCGCTCGTTAATTCTTGAGTTTGATGAGGGAAACTTTGTTGAAAACGCTTGGATTGAGAGGCAGGGAAACGGTTTGGTTATCGGTAAAAACGGAAGAAGCGGCGGTGCAATCCGTGCAGTCGAACCTGAATTCTTTACTCAAAATATCAGGGCTCTTAATCTTATAAAAGTCATATCCGGTTCTCTTGAATTTGAAAATAATAAGTCTGCAATTTTGGGAACAGCTATAGCTGAGAAGCTCGGTTTAAAAGTAGGGGATACATGCAGAATCATAACCATATCTAAAAACGAAAAAGGTAAAACAATTCCCCGCGTAAGTTCATTTAAAATTTCAGGCCTTATATCTTCAGGCTATCAAGAGCTGGATGCCTTGTGGGTTTTTATTCCTTTGGAGGAGGGTTTGAAGATTATACCGTTGACTTCTTCTTTGACCTCAATAGTGGTTTCAACCAAGGACCCATTTGATGAAGATAAGATGCAGGCTCTTCAATTAAAATTGAGCTCGATATTACCCGAAAGTTTTTCCATATATTCTTGGGCAGACTTAAACCGCTCTGCTTTTACATCCTTTAAGACCACTAAAAATATTTTACTTTTTATCATGTTTTTGATTGTCCTGGTTGCCTCTGCCAATATTTCATCGGCCATTGTTATGCTTGTAATGGAGCGAAGAAGGGAGATTGCCATACTAAAGGCTGCCGGAGCCCATCCATCGTCTATAAGCCTTGCTTTTTTGCTTGCCGGTCTTTTAACGAGCTTAGGCGGGATTATTTTGGGAATGCCCCTAGGAATTTTAACCGCCATACATATAAACGAAATCTTTGCTTATGCAGAAAAAATTTTAAACTATCTTCAAAATGTTTTTTATACCTTCTTTTATGGAGCCGGAAAGCCTCTTGAAATTCATCTTTTAGATCCTGCCTATTATTTGGAACATATTCCCGTAAAATTAAACCTTTTTGACCTTTACACGATAGCCGTTTCTATGTTAATATTATCAGTAGTAGTGTGTTTGATTCCTGCAGTACGGGCAGGAAAAGAAAAGCCGATAGAGATTATGAGGAAATTATGATTTGTGATATGTGTAAGTTAAATGAGGCTAAAGTTTCTGTGGAACAAGTTGCAGACGGTGTGACTAAAAATATTTATCTGTGTCCGGCTTGCTCACAAAGGCTCGGATTTGGTATGTTTTCTAAAACTATCGATATTTCCATAACAAAAATCCTTGGATCCGATGATGAAGATAATGATGACGGCAGAAAATCGGAGCAATGCCCTATATGCGGATTAAGTTTTAGAGAAATTGAATCGAAAAAAATGATCGGATGCTCAGACTGTTTTTCGTTTTTTAAAGCCGAAATTATGGAAATATTGGGAAAAAAGAAAAAAAATCTAAAGTATTCCGGGCCTATCACGGATGAGCAGTCTCCCGAAACCTTTTTTGAAACTCATAGTTCTGAAGAATTACATGAAGAGCTAAAAAAAGCTGTCGAAACTGAAGATTATGAAAGGGCTGCCGCTTTAAGGGATGAGATCAAAGCTTTGGAGAAAAACCATGATATCAAAATTTGACGGTTGGTATATGGAAAACGGTCCCGATACCGATGTAGTCCTATACAGCCGTTGTGATGTAGCCCGAAATATATCAGGTTTTTTGTTTCCAAATAAAATTAGTCTTTCCGACTCTGTTGACATTATTTCGCTTGTTTTTTCTTTTTTTTCCTCTTTGGAGGATTCCGCTTATTTTAAAAAGTTAAAACTTAGAGCAATAGATCCGCTTTCCATTAAACTACTTGAAGAAAAAGGAATTATTCTCCCCGATATGCCTGAAAAGATAGAAAAGGCTGTTTTGGTGCACGAAAACGGCTCTCTTTATATAGGTTTGAATCTTGAAGATCATATAAACATAAGTTCTTTTGCTGCCGGAATGGATCCGGAAGAAGTCTGTGCAAGGGCTTCCTTTATGGAAGTCAAAATGAGAGAAAAAATTAAATTTTCGGAAGATAGGGACCTAGGTTTTTTAACTTCCAATCTTATGGGGATAGGAACGGGACTGAAGTTTTCGGTTTTATGCTCTTTTCCGGGAATCCTTTATTCCAACTGCCTGGGTTCAGTCTTGGAATTAACAAAGCAAAGCAATCTCAATGTTGCAGGTTACTACTCGCCTAATTCTAAGAATTCCATAGGA
The DNA window shown above is from Treponema denticola and carries:
- the ftsY gene encoding signal recognition particle-docking protein FtsY — its product is MKNKSFAAGLKKLFGLYKGPDESFFEDLVDTLIEGDIGAKTALEIETSLRDLCKKEKLASEDDVLTGLYNILLPYVKITSLVPEKDKVSIYLVLGVNGVGKTTSIGKMAHYYKEKYGTPIILAAGDTFRAAAIEQLKFHGEKNDVRVVAHQHGGDPGAVIFDAGDAMASSGGGLVLADTAGRLHNKENLVRELQKIDRIAKTKASEGCYKKILVLDATTGQNGLRQAEVFHEAIGVDAVFLTKYDSTAKGGVAVTAGKELNLPMLFVGTGEKYENISPFSAENYVKEFIGKI
- a CDS encoding ABC transporter permease, with product MKKNNYGWIFFVLNRFNSADTKGRSSISTLFSVLGIAFGVMVLTVVLSIMNGLQMGYIDTILQVSSGHIRLYGEKEDLKKAENLELHKAFFIFQESQTLMQGNYGKQHGVLIRSVEKDIMQKDKGLASALKITSGSFNILEKDSVILGYELARQLGVKVGDNVNIIAVSGSSETSLFPENQDLIVTGVFKTGYYEVDSSFAFMSLENGENLFGKESKLYASVKLQNQNNDAAYISSLNASSINLKAESWRTYNHAFFGALRIEKNMMMLLVILIFLVVSVNIYNGMRRSIYERREEISVLASLGAYSKHIQVLFIANGFTIGLIGASAGLLLGLLLSVQINSIFNLIENIVNSVLNFVSILFQNSSDADFAVFSPVYFYMETVPVRIFFNEILLIFLFGIFSSSAAAMIAARRILKLKPAEVLRYE
- a CDS encoding ABC transporter ATP-binding protein is translated as MSKDIVLISGLTKTFSSASEKLVIFDKLNFSIKEGKKISITGESGSGKSTFLNILGGLESADSGEIIAGSYKVHSLDEKSLTEYRSSFLGLVFQFHYLLKDFTALENVMLPALIAGRSKKEIKEKALSLLEDVKLAERKNHFPSQLSGGERQRVAVARSLINSPSLILADEPTGNLDPANAETVQNLLFSVVDKHKKTLVLVTHDQNIASMTDISYKLYKGNLEEV
- a CDS encoding ABC transporter permease — encoded protein: MKNLVFIKMAFRFLGIGSGKTVSNARKSLFGAVLGIGISIVPLIVVLVVSDGMIQGITSRTIELGTGHLQAINMRSISSYKNAETEKNIRSLILEFDEGNFVENAWIERQGNGLVIGKNGRSGGAIRAVEPEFFTQNIRALNLIKVISGSLEFENNKSAILGTAIAEKLGLKVGDTCRIITISKNEKGKTIPRVSSFKISGLISSGYQELDALWVFIPLEEGLKIIPLTSSLTSIVVSTKDPFDEDKMQALQLKLSSILPESFSIYSWADLNRSAFTSFKTTKNILLFIMFLIVLVASANISSAIVMLVMERRREIAILKAAGAHPSSISLAFLLAGLLTSLGGIILGMPLGILTAIHINEIFAYAEKILNYLQNVFYTFFYGAGKPLEIHLLDPAYYLEHIPVKLNLFDLYTIAVSMLILSVVVCLIPAVRAGKEKPIEIMRKL
- a CDS encoding UvrB/UvrC motif-containing protein — its product is MICDMCKLNEAKVSVEQVADGVTKNIYLCPACSQRLGFGMFSKTIDISITKILGSDDEDNDDGRKSEQCPICGLSFREIESKKMIGCSDCFSFFKAEIMEILGKKKKNLKYSGPITDEQSPETFFETHSSEELHEELKKAVETEDYERAAALRDEIKALEKNHDIKI
- a CDS encoding ATP--guanido phosphotransferase; amino-acid sequence: MISKFDGWYMENGPDTDVVLYSRCDVARNISGFLFPNKISLSDSVDIISLVFSFFSSLEDSAYFKKLKLRAIDPLSIKLLEEKGIILPDMPEKIEKAVLVHENGSLYIGLNLEDHINISSFAAGMDPEEVCARASFMEVKMREKIKFSEDRDLGFLTSNLMGIGTGLKFSVLCSFPGILYSNCLGSVLELTKQSNLNVAGYYSPNSKNSIGALFLISNAVSAGDNEEIQTADFISCVNSIIEIEREKKKTFLDENRLKVEDMLRRAIAVAQSAKLMDFKEAADIVFKIKFGLNMGLITGITNEECNSMIFKSQMGHLAFLLLNSHIGLSDRNLDDFSIEEYRARTIQELCSKVRIIM